The Pseudodesulfovibrio sp. zrk46 genome contains a region encoding:
- a CDS encoding transcriptional repressor → MNKSAQSVFIEYMRDNGFAMTPQRKVIVETFLETEGHFTAESLCELVKNKVPDVGQATIYRTLKLLVESGLADTIDGLDGTALYEHDYGHSHHDHLICVRCNKKIEVFDEAIEKRQEEVAEEYDFKLTRHRMYLYGVCSDCAE, encoded by the coding sequence ATGAACAAGTCTGCACAATCCGTATTCATTGAGTATATGCGGGACAATGGTTTTGCCATGACCCCGCAACGTAAGGTCATCGTTGAAACCTTTTTGGAAACCGAGGGGCATTTTACGGCTGAAAGCCTCTGTGAATTGGTGAAGAATAAAGTGCCTGATGTGGGACAGGCCACGATCTATCGTACCTTGAAGCTCCTGGTGGAGTCGGGATTGGCGGACACCATCGACGGTCTTGATGGGACTGCGCTGTATGAGCACGACTATGGACATTCCCACCACGATCATCTGATTTGCGTACGGTGCAACAAGAAGATCGAGGTGTTTGACGAGGCCATTGAGAAGCGTCAGGAAGAAGTGGCGGAGGAGTATGATTTCAAGCTCACTCGACATCGCATGTATCTCTATGGTGTTTGCTCGGATTGCGCTGAATAA
- a CDS encoding Fur family transcriptional regulator yields the protein MQESLKSFKQYLTLNNLKLTQQRLLIFKVFMSEEDKMSPEELLGNVQGVDETISRSTVYRTVKHLHNAGIARCIHQNDGVTYYEPMGDQSCQMICERCGKSTPIKNPYFECLQHETARQQGFTLFRYQNIIYGLCCECSGNICSAPTNFQRDN from the coding sequence ATGCAGGAATCACTCAAATCGTTCAAACAATACCTGACGCTCAACAACCTCAAGCTGACACAGCAACGACTGTTGATATTCAAGGTTTTCATGAGCGAAGAAGACAAGATGAGCCCGGAAGAACTGCTGGGCAACGTTCAGGGCGTGGACGAAACCATCAGCCGGTCAACGGTGTATCGAACCGTAAAACATTTGCACAACGCAGGGATCGCACGCTGCATCCACCAGAATGACGGCGTAACCTACTACGAACCCATGGGTGATCAGTCCTGCCAGATGATCTGTGAGCGCTGCGGAAAGTCCACCCCCATCAAAAACCCCTACTTCGAGTGCCTCCAACATGAGACCGCACGACAGCAGGGATTCACTCTCTTTCGATACCAGAACATCATCTACGGTCTGTGCTGCGAATGCAGCGGCAATATCTGTTCGGCACCAACCAATTTTCAACGAGACAACTAA